The segment GCTCGAAGCGGGCAGCAGGCTGACCGTCAAGATCCTCATGCTCGGCATGGCGAACAAGCTCGAATGGACGGTCGACGCCGTCGACGCGCCCACCTCCATGACGTTGTCCGGCACCGGCATGGCCGGCGTCAAGGTGCAGTTCGCGTTCACCGTCACCCCGGTCGACGGCTGCAGCGAGATCCAGATCTCCGGAGACTTCGAGGGCGCACTGATCAAGGGAGCCCTCGGCAAGGCCGTCGAGAAGGACGGGCGGAAGCAGCTGGAGAAGTCGGTCACGGCACTCGAGAACCTCGCGCTCGCATGACCGACGCCGCCACCGTCACCGAGTTCGACGACGCCGGCCTGAATGTCTGGAGCGACGACGAGTCCTTCGAGGTCACCGCCGAGCGCATCGCCGAGTACGCGGCCGCCACCAACGACCCGGTTCCGGCGCACCGTGCGGGCGAGGTCGCGCCCCCGGTGTTCGCGATCGTGCCGGTCTTCGACTCGATGCTCACCCCGGTCATCGACGTCGCGCCCGTCGAGATCTTCGGTCGCGTGGTGCACGGCGAGCAGGACTTCCGCTTCCACCGCCCGATCCGCCCCGGCGAGACGCTGGTCTCCCGCGCCCGGGCG is part of the Gordonia phthalatica genome and harbors:
- a CDS encoding SRPBCC family protein is translated as MGRIEFSKTVSADPAALWTVMANPATWSDWFSIHERWMEEPPATLEAGSRLTVKILMLGMANKLEWTVDAVDAPTSMTLSGTGMAGVKVQFAFTVTPVDGCSEIQISGDFEGALIKGALGKAVEKDGRKQLEKSVTALENLALA